From the Nocardiopsis changdeensis genome, one window contains:
- a CDS encoding carbohydrate ABC transporter permease: MATDTRLPARPRGTRDRNDRIRRLLTHIGLIGFGLIMLYPLLWMLSSSFKPTAEIFREPGLIPWNFTPENYSEGWNALQYPFHHYLLNSAIVVGGSIVGNLIGCSMAAYAFARLEFRGKRLFFAIMLATIMLPIHVVIVPQYILFAELDWINTFYPVIVPKLLATDGFFIFLMVQFIRGLPRDLDEAARIDGCGHVRIFLRIILPLSMPALATTAIFTFIWTWNDFFSQLIFLTRPDMYTVPVALRTFVDSSSQTSWGPLFAMSVVALGPVFGFFLAGQRYLVKGIATTGIK, from the coding sequence ATGGCGACTGACACACGGCTCCCCGCCCGCCCCCGCGGCACCCGCGACCGCAACGACCGCATCCGGCGACTGCTCACCCACATCGGCCTGATCGGCTTCGGCCTGATCATGCTCTACCCGCTGCTGTGGATGCTGTCGAGCTCCTTCAAACCCACCGCCGAGATCTTCCGGGAACCGGGCCTGATCCCCTGGAACTTCACCCCGGAGAACTACAGCGAGGGCTGGAACGCCCTGCAGTACCCCTTCCACCACTACCTGCTGAACTCCGCGATCGTGGTGGGCGGCTCCATCGTCGGCAACCTCATCGGCTGCTCCATGGCCGCCTACGCCTTCGCCCGCCTGGAATTCCGCGGCAAGCGGCTCTTCTTCGCGATCATGCTGGCCACGATCATGCTGCCGATCCACGTCGTGATCGTCCCCCAGTACATCCTGTTCGCGGAACTGGACTGGATCAACACCTTCTACCCCGTCATCGTCCCCAAGCTGCTGGCCACCGACGGATTCTTCATCTTCCTCATGGTCCAGTTCATCCGCGGCCTGCCCCGCGACCTGGACGAGGCCGCCCGCATCGACGGCTGCGGACACGTGCGCATCTTCCTGCGCATCATCCTGCCCCTGTCGATGCCCGCCCTGGCCACCACCGCCATCTTCACCTTCATCTGGACCTGGAACGACTTCTTCAGCCAGCTGATCTTCCTCACCCGGCCCGACATGTACACGGTCCCGGTGGCGCTGCGCACCTTCGTCGACTCCAGCTCCCAGACCTCCTGGGGTCCCCTGTTCGCCATGTCCGTGGTGGCCCTGGGACCCGTGTTCGGATTCTTCCTCGCCGGCCAGCGCTACCTCGTCAAGGGCATCGCGACCACCGGCATCAAGTAG
- a CDS encoding ABC transporter substrate-binding protein, with amino-acid sequence MSPVNKRRARRPLALAATMTALALAATACGGGGSESEDGVVELRYSWWGADDRHSTLQQVIDIFEAQNPDIRIVADYTDWGSYWDKLATATAADDAPDIMMQEERYLREYGDRGALADLSQMEGLDLSKIDPLVAESGDLDGATYGIASGVNAYTILADPEAFEAAGVEMPDDTSWTWEDYIELSAEITEASGGDIVGTQSMGYNEQGFQIFARQRGERLYNEDGTLGFSEQTLVEWFELNQELLETGGQPEAAQSVEIEAGGPDQSVLSTGTGAMAHFWTNQLGGITESSGHEIELLRYPGESTGERTGMFFKPAMFYSISAGSEHPEEAARFVDFMLNSTDAAELILADLGLPANVDVRGSILSSLPPADERSAVFMSEIEDGIVDGNPPPPIGAGQVVEITKRVTDSLAFGELTPEEAAQQWISEVEAAIGAQ; translated from the coding sequence ATGTCCCCCGTGAACAAGCGCCGCGCCCGCCGGCCACTGGCCCTGGCCGCCACCATGACAGCACTGGCCCTGGCCGCCACCGCCTGTGGAGGCGGAGGCTCCGAATCCGAGGACGGCGTCGTCGAACTGCGCTACTCCTGGTGGGGCGCCGACGACCGCCACTCCACCCTCCAGCAGGTCATCGACATCTTCGAGGCCCAGAACCCCGACATCCGGATCGTCGCGGACTACACCGACTGGGGCTCCTACTGGGACAAGCTCGCCACCGCCACCGCCGCCGACGACGCCCCCGACATCATGATGCAGGAGGAGCGCTACCTGCGCGAATACGGCGACCGCGGCGCCCTGGCCGACCTGTCGCAGATGGAAGGCCTGGACCTGTCCAAGATCGACCCGCTGGTCGCCGAGAGCGGCGACCTGGACGGCGCCACCTACGGCATCGCCAGCGGCGTCAACGCCTACACCATCCTGGCCGACCCCGAGGCGTTCGAGGCCGCCGGCGTGGAGATGCCCGACGACACCTCCTGGACCTGGGAGGACTACATCGAACTGTCCGCCGAGATCACCGAGGCCTCCGGCGGCGACATCGTCGGCACCCAGAGCATGGGCTACAACGAACAGGGCTTCCAGATCTTCGCCCGCCAGCGCGGCGAACGCCTCTACAACGAGGACGGCACCCTGGGCTTCTCCGAGCAGACCCTCGTCGAATGGTTCGAGCTCAACCAGGAACTCCTGGAGACCGGCGGCCAGCCCGAGGCGGCCCAGAGCGTGGAGATCGAGGCCGGCGGCCCCGACCAGTCCGTGCTCTCCACCGGCACCGGCGCCATGGCCCACTTCTGGACCAACCAGCTGGGCGGCATCACCGAGTCCTCCGGCCACGAGATCGAACTCCTGCGCTACCCCGGCGAGTCCACCGGCGAGCGCACCGGCATGTTCTTCAAGCCCGCCATGTTCTACTCCATCTCCGCCGGCTCCGAGCACCCCGAGGAGGCCGCCCGCTTCGTCGACTTCATGCTCAACAGCACCGACGCCGCCGAACTGATCCTGGCCGACCTGGGCCTGCCCGCCAACGTCGACGTCCGCGGCAGCATCCTCAGCTCCCTGCCCCCCGCCGACGAGCGCAGCGCCGTGTTCATGTCCGAGATCGAGGACGGCATCGTCGACGGCAACCCGCCGCCGCCCATCGGCGCCGGCCAGGTCGTGGAGATCACCAAGCGCGTCACCGACTCCCTCGCCTTCGGCGAACTCACCCCCGAGGAGGCCGCCCAGCAGTGGATCTCCGAGGTGGAGGCCGCCATCGGCGCCCAGTGA
- a CDS encoding response regulator transcription factor, whose product MRLVIADDSVLLREGLVRLLEEEGHEVVAAVGDAGALVAEVVRHAPDAAVVDVRMPPTHTDEGLRAALEIRAGHPGVAVLVLSQYVERRYATELLTGSPGGVGYLLKDRVADVGEFLAALERVVAGGAAFDPEVVRRLLAHARPDPLARLTPRERDVLEQMAQGWNNPAIAERLHVSLSAVEKHVNAIFDKLDLDHGTGHSRRVRAVLRYLGA is encoded by the coding sequence ATGCGTCTGGTGATCGCCGATGACTCGGTCCTGTTGCGGGAGGGTCTGGTGCGCCTTTTGGAGGAGGAGGGGCACGAGGTGGTGGCGGCGGTCGGGGATGCCGGGGCGCTGGTGGCCGAGGTGGTGCGGCACGCGCCGGATGCGGCAGTGGTGGACGTGCGGATGCCGCCCACGCACACCGACGAGGGGTTGCGGGCGGCGCTGGAGATCCGTGCGGGGCATCCGGGTGTGGCGGTGCTGGTGCTGTCGCAGTACGTGGAGCGGCGTTATGCGACCGAGCTGTTGACGGGGTCGCCGGGCGGGGTGGGGTACCTGCTCAAGGACCGGGTGGCGGATGTGGGGGAGTTCCTGGCGGCGCTGGAGCGGGTGGTGGCGGGCGGGGCGGCGTTCGACCCGGAGGTGGTGCGGCGGCTGCTGGCGCACGCCCGGCCCGATCCGCTGGCCCGGTTGACGCCGCGTGAGCGCGATGTACTGGAGCAGATGGCGCAGGGGTGGAACAACCCGGCGATCGCGGAGCGGTTGCACGTGTCGTTGAGCGCGGTGGAGAAGCACGTCAACGCGATCTTCGACAAGTTGGACCTGGACCACGGGACGGGGCACAGCCGCCGGGTGCGGGCGGTGCTGCGCTATCTGGGGGCGTGA
- a CDS encoding sensor histidine kinase codes for MAGRWWEPVAAVAGRFARSLAGAWAGQVTAAVTVLWVVAAPAALWPPLRPAVAGWAVRVAEWDLGRLARWYGRAVHPDPGVRARVLYLVARLPVALVASLLLFVLGGLAVLFGVGLVWDALTGGASAVDIRMTGVRMHVSSLSLGAIFGLGTAGLLWAGTEAVASVEALLARRLVGPSTRDLMVRRIDELTRTRSEVVRAVDEERRRIERDLHDGVQQRVVALSMLLGRARRGGDAERAAGLVRDAHAEALVLLEELRDVAWRVYPNALDTLGLEAALTEVADRCPLPVAVRVSADPVPVGVPATALYFVAREAITNAVKHAGAGQVAVHLTGGGGGWELRVWDDGRGGADPAGGGLTGLARRVAALDGTLSVDSPVGGPTTVCAVLPG; via the coding sequence GTGGCGGGTCGTTGGTGGGAGCCGGTCGCGGCGGTGGCGGGGCGGTTCGCCCGGTCCCTGGCGGGGGCGTGGGCGGGGCAGGTGACGGCGGCCGTGACGGTGCTGTGGGTGGTGGCGGCGCCGGCGGCGCTGTGGCCGCCGTTGCGGCCCGCGGTGGCGGGGTGGGCGGTGCGGGTCGCCGAGTGGGACCTGGGGCGGTTGGCGCGCTGGTACGGGCGGGCGGTGCACCCCGATCCGGGGGTGCGTGCGCGGGTGCTGTACCTGGTGGCGCGGTTGCCGGTGGCGTTGGTGGCGTCGCTGCTGCTGTTCGTGCTGGGCGGGTTGGCGGTGCTGTTCGGGGTCGGTCTGGTGTGGGACGCGTTGACCGGGGGCGCCTCCGCGGTGGACATCCGGATGACGGGGGTGCGGATGCACGTGTCCTCGTTGTCGTTGGGGGCGATCTTCGGCCTGGGCACCGCCGGGCTCCTGTGGGCGGGCACCGAGGCGGTGGCGTCGGTGGAGGCGCTGTTGGCGCGGCGCCTGGTGGGGCCCAGTACCCGGGATCTGATGGTGCGGCGTATCGATGAGCTGACCCGTACGCGGTCGGAGGTGGTGCGGGCGGTGGACGAGGAGCGGCGCCGTATCGAGCGGGACCTGCACGACGGGGTGCAGCAGCGGGTGGTGGCGTTGTCGATGCTGTTGGGGCGGGCGCGGCGCGGTGGGGACGCGGAGCGGGCGGCGGGGCTGGTGCGCGATGCCCACGCCGAGGCGCTGGTGCTGTTGGAGGAGCTGCGGGACGTGGCCTGGCGGGTGTACCCCAACGCGTTGGACACGTTGGGGTTGGAGGCGGCGTTGACGGAGGTGGCCGACCGGTGTCCGCTGCCGGTGGCGGTGCGGGTGTCGGCCGATCCGGTGCCGGTGGGGGTGCCGGCGACGGCGTTGTACTTCGTGGCGCGGGAGGCCATCACGAACGCGGTCAAGCACGCGGGGGCCGGTCAGGTGGCGGTGCACCTGACGGGTGGGGGCGGTGGTTGGGAGTTGCGGGTGTGGGACGACGGCCGGGGCGGGGCGGATCCGGCGGGGGGCGGGTTGACGGGGCTGGCGCGGCGGGTGGCGGCTTTGGACGGCACACTGTCGGTGGACAGTCCGGTGGGCGGGCCGACGACGGTGTGCGCGGTGCTGCCGGGGTGA
- a CDS encoding ABC transporter permease: MSVAVVGRPAGLRRALSDLGAAVSAEWVRLRSVRTTWWGAAVALALMCAVAPSVAVSTVSNAQNGSVPVAEVPASEMAAYATLWVVQFVVVGLVLPVITTEYSSRSLHASLQAVPVRWRLLAAKAVVAAGFVFVLGVVAAAVGTVLSFAVMSHPYLAGYGTLEAGEAVVSVLRQGVYLALVAVTALGAGAALRSVAGALTTLFLLIVGLPVMLLMMGGELSVVLGERTLFVAGAGFMDTDLALGPVGIGPFAAGVVLLCWSAVALAAGAVVLARRDA, from the coding sequence ATGTCCGTTGCCGTTGTGGGAAGGCCGGCCGGGTTGCGCCGTGCCCTGTCGGACCTGGGTGCGGCGGTGTCCGCGGAGTGGGTGCGGCTGCGGTCGGTGCGCACCACCTGGTGGGGTGCGGCGGTGGCGCTGGCGTTGATGTGCGCGGTGGCGCCGTCGGTGGCGGTCTCCACCGTGTCCAACGCCCAGAACGGGTCGGTGCCGGTGGCGGAGGTGCCGGCTTCGGAGATGGCGGCCTACGCCACTTTGTGGGTGGTGCAGTTCGTGGTGGTCGGCCTGGTGCTGCCGGTGATCACCACCGAGTACTCCTCCCGGTCGTTGCACGCGTCGTTGCAGGCGGTGCCGGTGCGGTGGCGGCTGCTGGCGGCCAAGGCCGTGGTGGCGGCGGGGTTCGTGTTCGTGTTGGGGGTGGTGGCCGCGGCGGTCGGGACGGTGCTGTCGTTCGCGGTGATGTCCCACCCCTACCTGGCGGGGTACGGGACGCTGGAGGCGGGCGAGGCGGTCGTGTCCGTGCTGCGCCAGGGTGTGTACCTGGCGCTGGTGGCGGTGACGGCGCTGGGGGCGGGTGCGGCGCTGCGGTCGGTGGCCGGGGCGCTGACCACGCTGTTCCTGCTGATCGTGGGGTTGCCGGTGATGCTGTTGATGATGGGCGGCGAGCTGTCGGTGGTGCTGGGCGAGCGGACGCTGTTCGTGGCCGGTGCGGGGTTCATGGACACCGATCTGGCGTTGGGGCCGGTGGGGATCGGGCCGTTCGCGGCGGGCGTGGTACTCCTGTGCTGGTCGGCGGTGGCGCTGGCGGCGGGTGCGGTGGTGCTCGCCCGCCGCGACGCCTGA
- a CDS encoding ABC transporter ATP-binding protein produces the protein MITLRGLTKRYGDVLAVDSLDLEVRPGRVTGFLGPNGAGKSTTMRMVLGLDHPTSGRALVGGRPYRELDRPLHHVGAVLDARAVHPGRSGRAHLLTLARTHRIPDRRVDEVLEQVGLEGAARRRAGTFSLGMSQRLGIAAALLGDPGVLLFDEPVNGLDPDGVRWIRELMRELAGQGRTVFVSSHLMSEMQLTADHLVVIGRGRLITDAPLAEVLAHSAWTAVVVRSPHPEDLVAALEAEGAGVERPGPTELVVTGLGMERVGELAHRAGVVVHELRTRDASLEQAYRELTENAVQYTARNGGGR, from the coding sequence ATGATCACCCTGCGGGGATTGACCAAGCGCTACGGCGACGTGTTGGCGGTGGACTCGTTGGACCTTGAGGTGCGCCCGGGGCGGGTCACCGGGTTCCTGGGGCCCAACGGTGCGGGCAAGAGCACCACGATGCGCATGGTGCTGGGTTTGGACCACCCCACGTCGGGGCGGGCGCTGGTGGGCGGGCGCCCCTACCGGGAGCTGGACCGGCCGCTGCACCATGTGGGTGCGGTGCTGGACGCCCGTGCCGTGCACCCGGGGCGCAGCGGGCGCGCCCACCTGTTGACGTTGGCGCGTACCCACCGCATCCCCGACCGGCGGGTGGACGAGGTGCTGGAGCAGGTGGGGCTGGAGGGTGCGGCGCGGCGGCGGGCGGGGACGTTCTCGCTGGGGATGAGCCAGCGGTTGGGGATCGCCGCGGCTTTGTTGGGGGATCCGGGGGTGCTGTTGTTCGACGAGCCCGTGAACGGGCTGGACCCCGACGGGGTGCGGTGGATCCGTGAGCTGATGCGGGAGCTGGCCGGGCAGGGTCGGACGGTGTTCGTCTCCAGCCATCTGATGAGCGAGATGCAGCTGACCGCCGACCACCTGGTGGTGATCGGGCGGGGTCGGCTGATCACCGACGCGCCGCTGGCCGAGGTGCTGGCGCACAGCGCGTGGACGGCGGTGGTGGTGCGCAGCCCCCACCCGGAGGACCTCGTGGCCGCGCTGGAGGCCGAGGGCGCGGGGGTGGAGCGGCCGGGCCCCACCGAACTGGTGGTCACCGGCCTGGGGATGGAGCGGGTGGGGGAGTTGGCCCACCGGGCGGGGGTGGTGGTGCACGAGCTGCGCACCCGGGACGCCTCGCTGGAGCAGGCCTACCGGGAGTTGACCGAGAACGCGGTGCAGTACACCGCCCGGAACGGGGGAGGGCGATGA
- the thrS gene encoding threonine--tRNA ligase has translation MTTADHRRLGRDLDLFDTDPLIGAGLPFWLPDGATVRHTLEEYVRGLEREAGYVHVYSPALGKRALYEKSGHWAHYRDGMFPPLDDGGDQLVLRPSLCPHHALLYRSRGRSHRELPLRVAELGDMYRHEPSGSLGGLTRVRAIRLNDAHIFCTPDQVVDETADALDLIGRAHRALGITPLRHRLSLPGPGGKYAGEAATWERATGLLVSALEQAGLDWEEGPGEAAFYGPKIDVQIADPAGRESTLSTVQVDLHQPERFDLHYTGPDGARHRPVMVHRSVIGSIERVVAHLIEVHQGAFPAWLAPLQTIALPVTPDQEAAAAHLADRARRRGLRADTAPAGTGALGARIRTHRLVPYQAVIGAREAAQDTVAVRLRDGRRLPPLPAEEFLDRAAALTAAHTTDLWDE, from the coding sequence GTGACCACCGCCGACCACCGCCGCCTGGGCCGCGACCTGGACCTGTTCGACACCGACCCCCTCATCGGCGCCGGGCTGCCGTTCTGGCTCCCCGACGGCGCCACCGTCCGCCACACCCTGGAGGAGTACGTGCGCGGCCTGGAACGCGAGGCCGGGTACGTGCACGTGTACTCCCCCGCCCTGGGCAAACGCGCCCTGTACGAGAAGTCCGGCCACTGGGCCCACTACCGCGACGGCATGTTCCCGCCCCTGGACGACGGCGGCGACCAACTGGTGCTGCGCCCCAGCCTGTGCCCCCACCACGCCCTCCTCTACCGCTCCCGCGGCCGCAGCCACCGCGAACTGCCCCTGCGCGTCGCCGAACTCGGCGACATGTACCGCCACGAGCCCTCCGGATCCCTGGGCGGCCTCACCCGCGTACGCGCCATCCGCCTCAACGACGCCCACATCTTCTGCACCCCCGACCAGGTCGTCGACGAGACCGCCGACGCCCTGGACCTCATCGGCCGCGCCCACCGCGCCCTGGGCATCACCCCCCTGCGCCACCGGCTGTCCCTGCCCGGCCCCGGCGGCAAGTACGCGGGCGAGGCGGCCACCTGGGAACGCGCCACCGGCCTGCTGGTATCCGCCCTGGAACAGGCCGGCCTGGACTGGGAGGAGGGCCCCGGCGAGGCCGCGTTCTACGGACCCAAGATCGACGTGCAGATCGCCGACCCCGCCGGACGCGAATCCACCCTGTCCACCGTCCAGGTCGACCTGCACCAGCCCGAACGCTTCGACCTGCACTACACCGGCCCCGACGGCGCCCGCCACCGGCCCGTCATGGTCCACCGCAGCGTCATCGGCAGCATCGAACGGGTCGTCGCCCACCTCATCGAGGTCCACCAGGGCGCCTTCCCCGCCTGGCTCGCACCCCTCCAGACCATCGCCCTGCCCGTGACCCCCGACCAGGAGGCGGCCGCCGCCCACCTGGCCGACCGGGCCCGGCGGCGCGGACTGCGCGCCGACACCGCCCCCGCCGGCACCGGCGCCCTGGGCGCCCGCATCCGCACCCACCGCCTGGTGCCCTACCAGGCCGTCATCGGCGCCCGCGAGGCCGCCCAGGACACCGTCGCGGTACGCCTGCGCGACGGCCGCCGCCTCCCGCCCCTGCCGGCCGAGGAGTTCCTGGACCGGGCCGCCGCCCTGACCGCCGCCCACACCACCGACCTGTGGGACGAATGA
- a CDS encoding exonuclease domain-containing protein — protein sequence MTDSWTAIDFETANQDRGSACAVGLVKVRDGIIADRHTTLIRPPAGIDFFSRHNIAVHGITPDDVADAPTWQSVHARIVEFADGDPLVAHNAPFDMGVIAQACARTGLTTPDWDYACTLALSRRTWAELPDHRLPTVSAHIGHRVTHHHRADADAEAAARIAIAAMERHGTTSLADLARAAGSALRRLTPLPPAAPGAAAPAPQAFGEDRFARWQRAARTDLPAPSPDADPSGPLYGKVVCVSGDLETMDKPEVWRRIAEAGGTPAKNVTKKTDILVIGGHDGPGKTSKHRQAETYAERGQAIAFLTEADLLLHLGMTTGA from the coding sequence GTGACGGACAGCTGGACCGCGATCGACTTCGAGACCGCCAACCAGGACCGGGGCAGCGCCTGCGCCGTCGGCCTGGTCAAGGTGCGCGACGGAATCATCGCCGACCGCCACACCACCCTGATCCGCCCGCCCGCCGGGATCGACTTCTTCTCCCGCCACAACATCGCCGTCCACGGCATCACCCCCGACGACGTCGCCGACGCCCCCACCTGGCAGAGCGTCCACGCCCGCATCGTGGAGTTCGCCGACGGCGACCCCCTGGTCGCCCACAACGCCCCCTTCGACATGGGCGTCATCGCCCAGGCCTGCGCCCGCACCGGCCTGACCACCCCCGACTGGGACTACGCCTGCACCCTGGCCCTGTCCCGCCGCACCTGGGCCGAACTGCCCGACCACCGGCTGCCCACCGTCAGCGCCCACATCGGCCACCGCGTCACCCACCACCACCGGGCCGACGCCGACGCCGAGGCCGCCGCCCGCATCGCCATCGCCGCCATGGAACGCCACGGCACCACCTCCCTGGCCGACCTGGCCCGCGCCGCCGGCAGCGCCCTGCGCCGCCTCACCCCCCTGCCCCCCGCGGCCCCCGGGGCCGCCGCACCGGCCCCCCAGGCCTTCGGCGAGGACCGGTTCGCCCGCTGGCAGCGCGCCGCCCGCACCGACCTACCCGCCCCCTCCCCCGACGCCGACCCCTCCGGCCCCCTGTACGGCAAGGTCGTATGCGTCTCCGGCGACCTGGAGACCATGGACAAACCCGAGGTGTGGCGGCGCATCGCCGAGGCCGGCGGCACCCCCGCCAAGAACGTCACCAAGAAGACCGACATCCTGGTCATCGGAGGCCACGACGGCCCCGGCAAGACCTCCAAGCACCGCCAGGCCGAGACCTACGCCGAACGCGGCCAGGCCATCGCCTTCCTCACCGAGGCCGACCTGCTCCTCCACCTGGGCATGACCACCGGCGCCTGA
- a CDS encoding AraC family transcriptional regulator has translation MLEALNRALDLVEEDTSRPVDVARMARAALTSEHHLRRMFTSLAGMPLSEYVRRRRLTLAAVEVAQGDATLLDIAVRYGYGSAEAFARAFRALHGVGPGQARRTGAVLTSQPRMTFRLTVEGGTAVRYRIVEKEAFRLVGYRARVPLVHEGVNPDMDAFVRGLGETAWERLAALSDGEPGGVVSAVDNIEPERAEGSLLDYYQAAVSTAPAPEGMDVLEVAAGTWVVFPFEDAPFPEGIQRVWVDAYGQWFPSHPTHRTAPGPELVTADYGEDGSTASGEVWVPVERV, from the coding sequence GTGCTGGAGGCACTGAACCGGGCACTGGACCTGGTGGAGGAGGACACCTCCCGGCCGGTGGACGTGGCACGGATGGCGCGCGCGGCACTCACCTCCGAACACCACCTGCGCCGCATGTTCACCTCCCTGGCCGGGATGCCCCTGTCGGAGTACGTGCGCCGCCGCCGGCTCACCCTGGCCGCGGTGGAGGTCGCCCAGGGCGACGCCACCCTGCTGGACATCGCCGTCCGCTACGGCTACGGGTCCGCCGAGGCGTTCGCCCGCGCCTTCCGCGCCCTGCACGGGGTCGGCCCCGGCCAGGCCCGGCGCACCGGCGCGGTCCTGACCTCCCAACCGCGCATGACATTCCGACTGACCGTGGAAGGAGGTACCGCCGTGCGGTACCGGATCGTGGAGAAAGAGGCGTTCCGCCTCGTGGGCTACCGGGCACGCGTACCCCTGGTGCACGAAGGCGTCAACCCGGACATGGACGCGTTCGTCCGCGGCCTGGGCGAGACCGCCTGGGAACGCCTGGCCGCCCTGTCCGACGGCGAACCCGGCGGAGTCGTCTCGGCCGTCGACAACATCGAACCCGAACGGGCCGAGGGCAGCCTGCTGGACTACTACCAGGCGGCGGTGAGCACCGCCCCCGCCCCCGAGGGGATGGACGTCCTGGAGGTCGCGGCGGGCACCTGGGTGGTGTTCCCCTTCGAGGACGCGCCCTTCCCCGAGGGCATCCAGCGGGTATGGGTCGACGCCTACGGCCAGTGGTTCCCCTCCCACCCCACCCACCGCACCGCCCCGGGCCCCGAACTCGTCACCGCCGACTACGGCGAGGACGGGTCCACCGCCTCCGGAGAGGTCTGGGTGCCCGTCGAACGCGTGTGA
- a CDS encoding MFS transporter has protein sequence MAAPGSTLPPLGPGYRRLLAAGALGNLGDGIALVALPWYTATLTGDPVAVAVVAAAGRLPWLGALVAGAVGDRMDRRRLMVRAGAGKALVLVVLAALAAVGAAPVPVVVAAALLVGVCEVFFDNTAQSLMPMVVPRERLERANGMLWSVEEVAGRFAGAPLAGVLVAVSAAAAFGAQALLAAGAVGALLALRGDFTPVAGAGAAVPLRVLVGEGVRWLWGHRLLRTLAVVLGLSNLAASMNAAVLVLFARDVLGVGAAGFGLLLTAVSVGMVLGAQVVHRLVPLVAPGVALAAALAVQAVGYLLVGSVHRVWVFAVCFVAVGFFTMWWNVVTVSLRQRIVPGHLLSRVLAAYRTVGWGTAPVGALAAGGLAAMLEPVVGRVWALSAPFLAAGVLSAVLVAVSAARLTTRAVRAAEAGAGSHTRSTGTQTSPEAVDPSSP, from the coding sequence ATGGCGGCTCCTGGCAGTACGCTCCCGCCGCTGGGCCCGGGGTATCGGCGGCTGCTGGCCGCCGGGGCGCTGGGCAACCTGGGGGATGGCATCGCCCTGGTGGCGCTGCCCTGGTACACCGCGACGTTGACCGGTGACCCGGTCGCGGTGGCGGTGGTGGCGGCCGCGGGGCGGCTGCCCTGGTTGGGGGCGCTGGTGGCCGGGGCGGTGGGCGACCGGATGGACCGGCGCCGCCTGATGGTGCGGGCGGGGGCGGGCAAGGCGCTGGTCCTGGTGGTGCTGGCCGCTTTGGCGGCGGTGGGGGCGGCGCCGGTGCCGGTGGTGGTCGCCGCGGCGCTGCTGGTGGGGGTGTGCGAGGTGTTCTTCGACAACACGGCCCAGTCCCTGATGCCGATGGTGGTGCCGCGCGAGCGCCTGGAGCGCGCCAACGGGATGCTGTGGAGTGTGGAGGAGGTCGCGGGCCGGTTCGCGGGCGCCCCGTTGGCGGGGGTGCTGGTGGCGGTGTCCGCGGCGGCGGCGTTCGGGGCGCAGGCCCTGTTGGCGGCGGGGGCGGTGGGGGCGCTGCTGGCCCTGCGCGGGGATTTCACGCCGGTGGCCGGGGCGGGGGCGGCGGTGCCGTTGCGGGTCCTGGTGGGTGAGGGGGTGCGGTGGCTGTGGGGGCACCGGTTGCTGCGCACCCTGGCGGTGGTGCTGGGCCTGTCCAATCTGGCGGCGTCGATGAACGCCGCGGTGCTGGTGCTGTTCGCCCGGGACGTGCTGGGGGTGGGGGCGGCCGGGTTCGGGCTGCTGTTGACGGCGGTGTCGGTGGGGATGGTGCTGGGGGCGCAGGTGGTGCACCGGCTGGTGCCGCTCGTGGCGCCGGGGGTGGCGTTGGCCGCCGCCCTGGCGGTGCAGGCGGTCGGTTACCTGCTGGTGGGGTCGGTGCACCGTGTGTGGGTGTTCGCGGTGTGCTTCGTGGCGGTGGGGTTCTTCACCATGTGGTGGAACGTGGTGACGGTGTCGCTGCGCCAGCGCATCGTTCCCGGGCACCTGCTGTCGCGGGTGCTGGCGGCCTACCGCACGGTGGGGTGGGGGACCGCGCCGGTGGGGGCGCTGGCCGCGGGGGGTCTGGCCGCGATGCTGGAGCCGGTGGTGGGGCGGGTGTGGGCGCTGTCGGCGCCGTTCCTGGCGGCGGGGGTGCTCAGTGCGGTCCTGGTGGCGGTGTCGGCGGCCCGCCTGACCACGCGGGCGGTGCGCGCGGCCGAGGCGGGGGCCGGGTCTCACACGCGTTCGACGGGCACCCAGACCTCTCCGGAGGCGGTGGACCCGTCCTCGCCGTAG
- a CDS encoding TetR/AcrR family transcriptional regulator — protein sequence MTDTDRDPPRPRDPQRRRRAIIEAAADLIVGEGAAHLTHRRVAARAQVPLGSTTYYFASLTELKTAALEHLTRESDTWLEQVRTTLADHHGDPRGLCDLIAHYLADRDQVATDFALATAAAHDPALRPLALTWFNGLVDALTTYTDPHTAHAIAVFTDGALIHALLHDTPLDTDTLYRSITALTHTAHPRTP from the coding sequence GTGACCGACACCGACCGCGACCCACCCCGCCCCCGCGACCCCCAACGCCGCCGCCGCGCCATCATCGAAGCCGCCGCCGACCTCATCGTCGGAGAAGGCGCCGCCCACCTCACCCACCGCCGCGTCGCCGCCCGCGCCCAGGTCCCCCTCGGCTCCACCACCTACTACTTCGCATCCCTCACCGAACTCAAGACCGCCGCCCTGGAACACCTCACCCGCGAAAGCGACACCTGGCTGGAACAGGTACGCACCACCCTCGCCGACCACCACGGCGACCCCCGCGGCCTATGCGACCTCATCGCCCACTACCTCGCCGACCGCGACCAGGTCGCCACCGACTTCGCCCTCGCCACCGCCGCAGCCCACGACCCCGCCCTCCGCCCCCTGGCCCTGACCTGGTTCAACGGCCTCGTCGACGCCCTGACCACCTACACCGACCCCCACACCGCCCACGCCATCGCCGTCTTCACCGACGGCGCCCTCATCCACGCCCTCCTCCACGACACCCCCCTGGACACCGACACCCTCTACCGCTCCATCACCGCCCTCACCCACACCGCCCACCCGAGGACCCCATGA